From Acetobacteroides hydrogenigenes, one genomic window encodes:
- a CDS encoding TlpA family protein disulfide reductase has translation MYKHILYVFTALLLLTSCSSKDKANTIVSGLAVDYSGKTIYLSKVLPSKRVLVDSALVDTLGNFAFRLTLVNPDFFEVSDRPTKEGVVIIASPSEQIDITLPRGASWRSAEVKGSSGFGQLKMLNDSLLNFRRRLHLIQIQFDTLKYNYRYDSLRRVLKQSFNDQITQYRSFLRNYVVQNKGSLSSIPALYQRFDSVSYMLNAKADLRYFLLVDSILFRKYPESSIVKAFHMRMQTVRYQLNNQKLNKESVVEGSLAPDFRLKSLGGDTVSLSKLKGRYVLLNFWASWAKTSANENSQLVEVYKKYKPYGFEIVQVSLDRNLRELNGALTPDMRQWKHCSEFRMWNSSIVKEYRVACIPSNFIINRQGVVVAKNVLGKSLYDTLRWYLVRPYLMRRDTASAQTTVLENTSDQ, from the coding sequence ATGTACAAGCATATTTTATATGTCTTTACCGCGTTGTTGCTATTAACGTCATGTAGTAGCAAGGATAAGGCCAATACTATAGTAAGTGGATTAGCAGTTGATTACTCTGGTAAGACAATATACCTTTCGAAGGTTCTACCTTCGAAACGAGTGCTCGTAGATTCGGCTTTGGTGGATACGTTGGGTAATTTTGCTTTTAGGCTTACGCTTGTTAATCCCGATTTTTTTGAGGTCTCTGATAGGCCAACTAAGGAGGGGGTAGTCATTATTGCTTCTCCCAGCGAACAAATTGACATAACCTTGCCAAGAGGCGCAAGTTGGCGTTCCGCAGAGGTTAAAGGCTCCAGCGGATTTGGACAACTTAAAATGCTCAATGATTCCCTTTTGAATTTTCGGAGGCGTCTGCACCTTATTCAAATCCAATTTGATACTTTAAAGTACAACTATCGGTATGATAGTTTGAGACGAGTCTTGAAGCAGTCTTTTAATGATCAGATTACCCAATACAGAAGTTTTTTGAGGAACTACGTTGTTCAAAACAAAGGCTCCTTGTCTTCCATTCCGGCTCTTTATCAAAGGTTCGATTCCGTTTCGTATATGCTTAACGCGAAGGCTGATTTGCGATACTTTTTGCTGGTAGATTCGATACTCTTTAGAAAGTATCCAGAAAGTTCAATCGTAAAAGCTTTTCATATGCGGATGCAGACAGTTCGCTATCAGTTAAATAATCAAAAATTAAATAAAGAGTCGGTTGTAGAAGGTAGTTTAGCACCTGATTTTAGGTTAAAATCGCTGGGTGGAGATACAGTCTCGTTATCGAAGCTTAAGGGGCGATACGTGCTTTTGAACTTTTGGGCATCATGGGCTAAAACGTCTGCGAATGAGAATAGCCAGCTGGTGGAGGTTTACAAGAAGTATAAGCCGTATGGTTTTGAGATAGTACAGGTGTCATTGGATCGAAATTTAAGGGAACTAAATGGTGCTTTAACGCCCGATATGCGCCAATGGAAGCATTGTTCTGAATTTAGAATGTGGAACTCTTCCATAGTTAAAGAATATCGGGTTGCCTGTATTCCTTCTAATTTTATAATAAATAGGCAGGGTGTTGTTGTTGCTAAAAATGTGCTGGGGAAAAGTCTTTACGATACCCTTCGGTGGTATTTAGTTAGGCCCTATCTTATGCGACGTGATACGGCCTCTGCTCAAACGACTGTTTTAGAAAACACTTCAGACCAATAA